The sequence below is a genomic window from Pithys albifrons albifrons isolate INPA30051 chromosome 21, PitAlb_v1, whole genome shotgun sequence.
CTCCTGAGCCACGAATTCCAGGATGAAACAGACACTGAAGAAGAAACACTGTACTCCAGCAAACACTGACACCTCCTGGCAGAGAGGAGGTTCCCATGGACCAGAGCCGGTGGTGGGGGGCAGTCCCTGGGGTTCAGTTGTGAAACATTAGCTTCAGGATGTCCTCAGAGGGGCAGGTGGCAGCTCCCAACCTCCCTCTGTTGGCTCTGTTCTCTCTACGTGCAAATCAGTGGGTGGTGGAGGCTGTGTCTGGGAAAAGGACATGGTTTGTTACATTTTTGGGTCAAGATCTGGAGGTTCATGTGATATAGTTTGAAAGGCAACTTAACAGGGGAGCCAGCAGAGCTTTTAGCACTTCCCCAGCATCTCAGCACAGGGAGTAGATGATGGGGAAGTGCCCCAAGACCTGCATGGAGTCATGGTTACAACACTCCAGGAAGGTTTCTCTAACTACTTTGATTTCATATTTTCCACTCCCTGCTTGGGGGAAGCCAGATCCTTCACATTCTGCAAAGCAGCCCAAggaaaaagaccaaaaaaaaaagcctgtgatTCTCAGCTGTTCCCTTGGAGCTTTTCCCACGTGGgatgctgtgccctgctgtgacCTACAGTGGTTGTGGAGCACTTCGAATGTGTCATTAGTTCCAGGGAGTGACTTGGCATCCTGAGAGCTGGAGGACATGACATCATTCTTGATGTGAGGTGGAGAAAATCAGAGCTTCAGTGAACTCTGCTGGagttccctgccctgccagctctggtCGTAACTGCTGGGGAAGAAAGGAACTTTATCCCCATCACccctggttgttttttgtttgtgtaatAGGCTTGGCTTTGGGGGTCTCATGTTAATGTTACAACAGCTCAGTGTtggaaggagcagctgaaggttGTTCTAAGGGAATGGATTTGTAGAAAAGCAAGCAGTTACTGCTCCACCTGATCAGTTTTGCTCAAATCCACCACTATTCAGGAGGAAAGGATGATTTCTGACCACTGCTTTGTATCTGAGCACTATTGGAACAGCAGGGAGAGGTCATGGGAGTATCCATGGCCCAACTTTAGCAGTAATTTAGAAGAAAAGCTGCACCATTTGCCAGTTTCCACCTAACACTGTTCATCCACCAGCCTCTGGTGAGGGCAGGCAGCAGATCAGCTGCTGGCTTGgctctctcctgctcctgttctGTCCCTGGggtgtggagcagcagctccacctgCATGTGTGGCTGCTGTGGGTCCTGGGAGCAAGGGGTGAGGAAGGGCTGGAtggtgctggaggaggagggaaagcagcCAAATTCTGTTGTGTAGCACTTGCCAGGAAGTTcaaaagaggagctgcagcacacaCCCCCAAGATGTTGGATTTGTGGGGAATACAAGGGATGTCCAGGGGGAAGAATGGCTGAAATGTTTGATTTCCAAAGCCTTTATGCATCTCTGATGTTCCTGTGCTCTCTGGGCAGAAGCCTGGGGTTAGAATAGGCACTTACTTTCTTgctgctcattttcttttttaattcttgccCCACTGACCTGATGTTTGGGGTGCAGGAGCCTTAGGCCTCTAGTttgccctgagctgctctgtcctTCAGCAGCCTGGGGCTGTTCACTAGTGAGACCTGCCCGTGGTGTCCATGGTGGGGGTGTTTGCACCCAAATGTGTGATGGgatctgctctgcagggctctggcCTGGTCTCCTCTGGGGGAGCAGCACAGTGTGTGCCCTGTTGGGCCGTGTCACCTGGGGAAAGAGCTGTTCCTCACCTCTGCCTGTGGTAgtgccctgccagagccctgtggctgtgctgccattcTCATCATCTCAGCTGGTTCTGGGTAGCTCTCTGGGGGCACAGAGATAACCCTTAGGAACTGCTATACCTTCTTCCCTGTTCCACAGGGAATTCTACTGCAGGAACCAAGGTGTGGCTGGGggtgtgtgctgggagcagggcttGGGCTGAGCATTCCCCGTGCTCCTGTGCCACCTGTCCTGTTCTGCAGGAGCCACAAACATCTCTGGGCCTGTTCCACCTGTACAGGGCTGCAGGACCAGCACCCAGTAGCATTAATCCTGCCTCATCCATGATCTGTTCCTCCTTTAACAAGAGATACAGTAGGTTTTATTTAAAGTCAAGTTTGCAGATGGCTCTTGGGGCTCTGTCTGGGCtttgctctggcagcagcaggtcgGGGCAGAGCTGGCCGTGCTTTGCCCCTCCAGCAATAAGCCCTGTTGGGAACCAGCCCTTCCCCTGAGTGCATTTCGCAGGTAGCTTGGCGTAGGTGTGTATATTTCAGGTGAGTGGGTTTGAGATGTTTTGCAAACGTGTGAGACTTTTCTACGCAGCAGGACCGGGTGGGGTGCccggctcgggctcgggctcgggctctGCTCTGAGATTTGCAGGACCTGGGGCTCTTCCCGGAGCTGTTCCCGGGCACTCCGGGCAGGCAGGAGCGGCTCCCGTGCCCTCGGTCCGTGTGTCCGTCTGTCCGTCCGCCGGTCCCTGCGGATGCCGTCCCCGTCGCTGTCGCTCCGTGCACTTGTGCCttcaaatgtaattttcaaaGGGACTTGAATCGCCGTTTCCCGGCAGCGGGACGGGCCCGACTCCGCCCTGCGCCAACGCCCGTTTTTTACCTGTATACTGAGATCAATAATCTGTATAAAACTATTTTGATGTCCACGTGGCTTTTCTCGTTCTTgctgcggcggggccgggggaaTCGGGAACCGGGAACCAGGAGCGGGGCTGGAGGGGGGACAGGGATCAGTCAGTGGAGCGGGAGCGGGATCGGGGCTGGGACCGGGAAATCCGGGTCGGGACCGGGATCGGGGCTGGGAGCGGGAGCCGGGGGCTTGGGATCGGGGTTGAGATCGGGGGATCGGGGTCGCGGGatcgggaccgggaccgggaccgagggatcgggatcgggatcaggatcagggctgggactgggatCGGCAGATCCGGACCGGGATCGGGGCTGGGACCGGGGGATCGGGATCAGGAGCgggatcaggatcaggatcaggatcagggctgggactgggatCAGCAGATCCGGACCGGGATCGGGGCTGGGACCGGGGGATCGGGATcaggagcggggccgggccggggtgCGGGTGCCCGCCCGTCCGCCGGGGGCGCTGCAGGCAGATCCCGCCCCGCGCCGGGGCCGTTCCTGCCGGCGCTCGCGGGGCCGCGGCTGACGTTGGACAACAAAGATGGCGGCGGCGAGCAGCAACTACTGGGAAGGCGAGTGGGGCCGGGGCGGTGGGGCTGAGGccgggggggcagcggggcaTGTGGGGCCGAGGCCGGGTGGCCCCTGCGGACGGTACCGGCCCGTCAGCCCTGAGGCGCCGGTGCGGCCCCGCCGGAgtctgctgtggggcaggggttGGGGTGCTCAGCCGAGCCCTCCATTCGCCACAGGGAGCTCCGGCAGCCGTGAGGgttcccctttccctgagggTTCCCTTTCCCCGAGGGTTTCCCTTCCCGAGGGTTCCCCTTTCTCCCAGGGTCCCCTTTCCCCGAGGCTCCCCCCCGTCCCCGCGGTCCCTCCCCGGTGGCAGCGGCCGTGCCTTGCCCCGCAGACCTCCGCAAGCAGGCTCGGCAGCTGGAGAACGAGCTGGACCTGAAGCTGGTGTCCTTCAGCAAGCTGTGCACGAGCTACAGCGGCGGCCGCGACGGGAGGCGCGACAGGTATAGGTACAGCCCGTTCCGTTCTGTTCAAACGCCCCTCGGGTCACTCCTGTCCtttctggggctgctcccaccTGTGGCTTGGCTCGTTCCGGCACTTCTCGCTGCTGCTCTTGATGGGATTGTGGGTGTGAGGGCTGTGGGTGACACGACACTGCGGAGAGCTGAGTTTACACTTCAATCTGTGAATTGGTGATAGAGCTTTGTAACGCTCTTCATACCTCCATATTTCCccatttttattgtgtttagCAGGAGGTTTTCAGGGACTTCGGTGTTGGGGAATTTAGCcctgcacctcccaggtgtgctgtgtgtaatCCCAGATTTGAGGGAGCTGAACtctgagcagctgtggctgcccagggctggcagggaacaAGCCCTTTCCTCAGAAGGGTGGCTGTTCCTTCTGGCTTTCTCCAGAGGTGGGTGATAATCACAGAACCACcgaatggtttgggttggaagggacctgaaaggtCATCTCGTTCCAgccccctgccgtgggcagggacagtgtAATGAGAACATGTGTTTCtacatgtgtgtacatacatGAACAGAGAAGGAGGCACATGTGTGTGTACCTGAGTAGTTTCTGTTTGCTTTAGTCAGATTCATGTTTAACTGGAGAGTTAATGTGATAAAACTCTTAAAGACTTTCTGTGTTGTGGGCCAGAAGTGAGCTCTTCCCTGCAGTTCCACAGCAGGAATTACCAACCTTGAAAAACTGCCATTCTTTATTTATTAACTATATCAGTTAATGACTGTGACTACTGTAGGTGTGTCTATTTAATTTGATGATTGAATccatttttctctgaatttttgcTTCTGGAAGCCTGAGAGAACCTCAAGAATGATCATGTAACTCTGGAGTCAGAGCTGTAGTTTCACTTTTGTTTCTGGCTTTGTGCTGTTAATTGCAGTGTAATCTTaattcttttcattatttttgctGTCCTGTGCAAAAGTAACTTCTCTCACTCGAGTTAAGGCAGATCAGCAAAGCCAGGAGTGGTCTCTGAGTGTTGTTAGTTATCACACGTCTACAGGCTGGTCTTAGGTGTGactttttcttgtggttttagCTCATCTTAAAACACAAATAGGGAAAGTGTGTGAAGCTGTGGTTGTGTGTGTTGCTCTGTAGAGTACTGGTTGCTTAATAGGTCAGTGGGTTGTCCCAACCCTGTTATTAGGGTGTAATTATGTTGCTGTAACAGTGCACTGCTCCATCCTGCAATAAAGTTTGGAAGTTGGGGAGAGACGGATGTTGGTGCCAGACACTTGCTGGTGTCAGGCATGTCTTGTCTTCCAAGGAGAGTTAGTATTTCCCCCAGGGGATACTGTGCCACCTGTCTTTATAAGAATTAAAGACACGTGTGataagaaaatgtaattttttttgtgcttaATTCATCTCTAGGAAACCTGGATAGTGGAGCTTTCCAACCCCTATCCCCAGAGTTTCCTTATTTCTTGCATCCATGGAATGATGCCCTTGTCAGTAACTgctcctccccttttccctagCTCTGACACAACTCCTCTCCTGAATGGATCCAGCCAGGACAGGATGTTTGAGACCATGGCTGTGGAGattgagcagctcctgggaaaggTAACTGGAGTTGCTGTGCTTGACTGCAGCGCTGAGGAGCTGCCACAGTGGGTTTGTGTGGGGGTTCAGCTGGGTGTGCATGtccagctgctccttcagctgggGCACCTTCTTACCCCAGTGACCCATTTCACGTGTTCTGGGGCTGTTTCCTCCCCGCAGCTCACTGGGATAAACGACAAGATGGCAGAGTACACCAACAGCGCGGGCGTGCCGTCCCTGAACGCGGCGCTGATGCACACGCTGCAGCGGCACCGGGACATCCTGCAGGTACCTGCGCTCCCCCCGCCTGCCCGGTGTGTGCAGTGCAGTTCCCTCAGCTCTGAGAGGTTAGAGCAGTTATCACTGGTGCCGACATCCCGATGCTGATATCCCGGTGCCGACATCCCGGTGCCGACATCCCGGTGCTGATATCCCAGTGCTGATATCCCGGTGCCGACATCCCGGTGCCGACATCCCAGTGCCGGCATCCCGGTGCTGATATCCCAGCGCCGACATCCCAGTGCCGACATCCCGGTGCCGGCATCCCGGTGCTGATATCCCAGTGCCGACATCCCGGTGCCGACATCCCGGTGCCGGCATCCCGGTGCCGACATCCCAGTGCCGACATCCTGGTGCCGGCATCCCGGTGCCGGCATCCCGGTGCCGACATCCCAGTGCCGATATCCCGGTGCCGATATCCCGGTGCCGACATCCCGGTGCCGACATCCCGGTGCCGGCATCCCGGTGCCAACATCCCGGTGTCAGTGCTGGCATCCTGTGCCGACATCCCAGTGCTGACATCCAGTGCTGACATCCAGTGCCGGCATCCCGGTGCCGGCATCCCGGTGCCGGCATCCCGGTGCCGACATCCCGGTGCCGGCATCCCGGTGCCGACATCCCGGTGCCGACATCCCAGTGCTGACATCCCAGTGCTGACATCCCAGTGCTGATATCCAGTGCCGGCATCCCAGTACTGACATCCCAGTGCCGGCATTCCAGTGCCGACATCCCAGTGCTGACATCCAGTGCCAGCATCCCGGTGCCGACATCCCGGTGCCAGCATCCCGATGCTGATATCCCAGTGCCGGCATCCCGGTGCCGACATCCCGGTGCCGACATCCCAGTGCCGACATCCCGGTGCCGATGTCCCGGTGCTGTCATCCCAGTGCCGACATCCCGGTGCCGACATCCCGGTGCCGACATCCCAGCAGGCTTGAGTAACTTACCAGAAGGTTTGAACACGTTTTTCACGTTTCCTCTTCCCAGGCACCCTCTGGACACTGAGATGGGACAAATGGCACTTTTCATGTCCTGTTGTTGGTTCATACTTAGCTAAGAAAGCTCAGGTGCTGTCTGATGGGGTGGGGTTTGtgtgggaaaagggggaaggtGCTGTTATGGGTTGCCTTGTCTGTGTGGTTTGTGGTTTGTCAGGTAGGAACATGCAGGGCAACATCACACTTCAGAAAGTATGACTGTAAAAGCTTCTAAGCTTCTCAAGTAAGTTGAAGGAAATGTGCCACTGGTTAGTGCTGTCAATTAACCATGTTTCAAACTGATGATGTTTTCATGGGGTTGTACTGTTAAAATGGATGTTTTATTTGGCTGGTTGTGCACAGTTTGAGTTCTGCCTTGTACCTGTGCAATGCACAGTGTAGGAAGCACAATGATTTGGAAAAGCCACAGCATTTGTGGGAGTGGTTACAATGGGTTTGGTGGGCACCAGTTGCCAGATAAATTGGTTTTTTGAGAAGTATCAGCTGCCTGGAATGATTTCAAATGTGAAACTGCAACTTGAACATAAAGAAAGAACTTGTGTTCACTGTCCAGATAATACTTTTTTCCATCTGAtgtaacaacaaaataaacccaagaaCATCTTCCCCACAGCAAACAAATGGGTTTCCTTAGGGCTCCCGATTCAACCAGTAAGGGGAAATTCCACACAAACCAATTCATCAGGAGGGTGAGGATATAGGAAACTGGGAGAAAGAATTACAGTGGATTTCCCTCCATGACCTTGGTTGTGGCCATCAAATTTAGCAACTCCTAAAGAGCTGtggcttttaaaatactttgcattttcttccaGCCACTTTTGATGTTCATTTCATAAGTTGGTCTTGCACTTTGTCTTAGGGAACAGTTGACAGTTGAAAAGGTGGTTGGATCTTCCCTGGGTATGTTGTGTTGTTAAACCCCAGGATCCTAATTTTGGATTAACTGTTTCATTACAGGACTATACACACGAATtccacaaaaccaaagcaaacttCTTGGCAATACGAGAACGGGAGAATCTCTTGGGATCGGTACGGAAGGATATCGAGTAAGTTGGGTGGTGTGTGaggcagggagtgggactgCCCTCAGAGGGAGGGGTGGAAACCCTTCTGCAGGAGGACACTTGTCCATGCTCTGAGTAAAGCAACAGGAGTTGCTTGAGTTCACATTGTTATTAAGGGCCAATAAGAttgtgttttgttgggttttagGTCGTACAAAAGCGGGTCTGGCGTGAACAACAGAAGGACAGAACTCTTCCTGAAGGAACATGAGCACCTTCGAAAGTAGGTGGTGCTGCTCAGTTGTTTGGGAGGGGCTTCACTGTCCTGGGGGGTGAAACCTGCCGAGTTTGGAGTCTGTGTGAAAGCTGTGGCCATTTCTAGGTGGTCAGTGCCATGTGCTCAAGGAGAGCCTTGCCCTGGGTGTTGTGATGGTGCTGCTGCTCGTGCAGCTGCAGGAACATCTGTGGCTGGTGCTGAGTGGGGTGTGAGTGGTGGGTGACAGTCAGGGTGGCTGTCAGTGACTGTGGCTTTGGGATCCTGTCAGGGACCTCTCTGTGTTCTCTTCAGAGGCTTTCACCAGTCACTCGTGACTCAGGCCCCTCTCCAGGGGGTTCTGCCTTTGCACACTGACTGGGGTAAGGGCTGGGAAATGACACACAAACTCCCACCATTtggctgcttttccctttctttgtcAAAGTCAGACAGAGAAGAAcctttttgccttttgtctCAACATGTAAAAAAGGTGGTGATGGGACCAATTCCAAAATTACCTGTGCACTTAAATATTGCAGAGTGAGTCTGGTTTATTGACCCAGATAAGAAGCCAAATAGAAAGCACTTTATCCCTGTTGCAGAGAGGGCAGTAGGTTATGAGGAGCTGCCTTGGGTGTCCCtgagcagcaaaggcagcagagccaaGAGCAGAGCACGGCAGGGTTTGTTCTtcagaggggcaggaggcagctctggttttcctgcctctctccttGCCTGGGTGGTGCTAAACCTCAGGCTCACACGAGAGGGCAGGCTTGCATtttgagagaagaaataaataaaaaattacctCTCAAATGTGCTTTGTTACAAATAACTTAAAATTGTAGCCAGAACTGCACAAAAACCTTTCACAGGAAATGAAAACCATTTTCTCCCATTGTGGCTTAATGCCATTTCATTGTCAGTTTTCTTCAATAGCTTTAatacttaaaattaatttaaagctTGAAGTTTGAGTTTTGTTACATTGAGTTTATTAGTAAACATGCTTGATCATGACATAGAAAGTTTCCAGGAAAAACCCTCAGTATTTCAGAGGTGAATCTCACCTGAAATGTGGTACTTTGAAGAACCAATGGCAGTTAATCTGAGTAAAACCTGACTCTGTCAGGTGTTGTGTTTGGGAttcttttgttctgctttgttatTTATATTGGAGAGGTGCTAAATACTAAACTCTCCATGTGTTTTTAGGattaaaatgcatgaaaaatagaattaaataaaGTGGCTTTAGAAACAGTTAAACCATTTTCTAGATGATCATTTGAAAATATCAAGACTTCAAAAGGCCCCACATGACACTGAGAAAAAGAACCCCAGAAATAAGTGTGAGCTGGGGATCTTCAGAAACAGGGCCAAAACTAATCCTGGAATTCCACTGCAAGGTGGAGATAACTGCAGGAATCCAGTGTAGGAGCAGGAGACAACATTGGCAAGAAATCAAAGCTTGCAAGATGTTCAAACTTTTGAATTGAGAATCAGTAATCACAGAGATACTGGCAGAGGAAATTATTAGAGAGTTTCAACATATTTGTCTTCGTTTCAACATATTTGTCTTCAAAGACAGCAGTTAATGAGCTCTTCATGCCAAGAAGCtgtgaaaggcaggaaaaggtCCCCAGGAATCcccaggagctggcagagaaCACCAGACACTCCCAGGATGGAGTGACAAGCTGTGTGTGAGTCACAGTGCTGAGTGTTTGTGGGGCAGGACGTGCTGGGGCCAGACAGAACCACATTAGGAATATGTTACATTGTCACAAAGACACAGCAGGAAAATTCCAAATGTGTTTGCAGTGAAGTTAAACCTGTGAAAAGAGCTTAAAAATGGGCATGGGAACATCAGCTTCACAAGGGCATTATTACATGCTGCAAAGGGATGTAATGCCCCAGCAGTGATATATTCATTTCAGATACTGCAGCATTCACTTGCTCTTGGCCCTGCTTAGTTCATGATGTTAAATACTTTGACCTCTTCCATATTTACTCCATGATCTGATGGTGGAGGATGTGTGAGCTGTTGCCCCAGTGCAGTCCCAGCTTTTGTCTTCATGCACAGCCATGTGGGTCAGGATAAATGCACAGTGGAACTTTCTCTTGGTGGTGTTTTCCATCAATGCTTCCAGGATTTTCTGGGGCAGACTTTggtggggagctggacctcTTCATCTTTGTGTCATATTTTGAATGTCACCCTGAAGGAGAATCTGCTTGCCTTAATTTTCCATGTGCACACAGtcataaaaaaggaaaggaaatcaaaAATGTGAGTAAAAAGTGCTGAGGCTTCACTGCTGCCTCACTTCATTTTATAGATCAGCTGATGGTGAGTTTGACTGGGAAAGAAAAGTTTTACTGGGCTTGTCTGGAAATTCTGTTGGCTGTGGATAAGTCAGTCCATTTCCTGCTCAGGTTCTACACAGGTAGTTCAAGGATGGCTTTACCCACCTCTGGAGAGAAAAACAATAATGCCTgaattttttaataagaattttAACCCCTGTTAATTAAAATAAGGCTGGCAGTCAGCTCTTAATGCCCTGTTAATATTTGTACCTAATACCTCAGATTTTTTGGCATGTCAGATGCTTAAAGAAATACCAACCCTGCCATGGTCATGCTTGCTGTTCATTTTTGGAAGGTTGTTTTCCTGGGTCTGTGCCATCCCCTAAAGGCTTTTCATCTTGTCTGTTTGTGTGCTTTTGGCCAGGGATGCAAACAAGCCATCCTTTTCCTTGTAATGCTGTTTTCCATCTCAAGGAAACAATTTTGATTAATAGATCTAGCtcagcattttaaaagctgctctGGAAAGTGCTGCCTCAGAGGAAAGAATTCTGTCAACTTTGAGTCTGCCCCGAGAGATTCTGCAGTTCTTGATGAATTCCAGTCCAGGTCAGCGAAGAAGGGACCAAAGTGCTTGGTTAAATTCCCAATGTTGTTGTGTGTGAGTGAACATTccctggtgctggtgctgggttGTGTGTGAGGGGTACAGGTGATCCCTGCTGAATTGGGGTTAAAATTGGTGAAGGCTTCTGAAGTTCAGGTAGAAATGGCAGATTTTACTGAGGATGAATTCGTTGTCGTGCCAGGTGAGTGCAGAGCACTTggtgctccccagccctgggtttATTGGCACTGGGGGCCACTCTGTGACTGTTGCTTTATTGCTCAAACCTTAATCATTTCTATCTCCAAGAGAAGGGGCTGGTGGTGAGGcaggtgcagcatcattagctGTGTTTTAATTGTGGTCATCTGACTGTCAGGTGTTCCCTGTGAGTGTTGCTGTGCAGCCCATGGGTGTATCCAGCAGAACAACCAGCTCAGGTTGTATCCAGTGAGAGGTGCAGGGGGTGAGCTCACCCTGTGCTCACACACCACTGGGGGCCCTGAAAtgttctgcactggggcagagagggccagggcagggggggaagGAGCtctgaaggaggaaaaggagagcaGACAAATCAGAGGGACGTGTTCTACatgtgaaagggaaaagaggagtAAGAGGAGTGAGCAGAAGAACTGCTGGGAATCTGCAGAGTTGTGTAATGGTGTATTAATAATACATCCCTGAGCTGATGAGGGGACATGAgtgttcctgcagctctgcatgtgTGTGAGGTGCTCTGGAGTACTAAATGTTGTCATTACTTTGGCATTTCGTTTTTCAGCAGGACTGTTTCAGGTTTCCTGTTGTTGTTTGGGCAGAAATGGGCACATTCAGTGGAGAATAATTGCTGGGAAACTGCTCTCAAACTCCTTTGGAGGTGCAGCCCAGATCCTAATGGAGGGACTGACTTACTGCTTTTCCTCTAAATACTGACTTTGCTTACAAATCTTCCCTTCAGCCTTGATTTGCACAGAGAAATCAGCTTAGTGAGCTGCAGAGACACCTTGCAGGGTTTGTGATTACAGGTGTGTTGATCCTTTGGGAAAGAGCTGCCAGTTTTCTACCTTGATTTAATTTGCTGTTCTTTTGTTGGCCTGTTCTCTGCTCAGCACACCCTGATTCccactccctgtgctggggct
It includes:
- the GOSR1 gene encoding Golgi SNAP receptor complex member 1 isoform X1, with the protein product MAAASSNYWEDLRKQARQLENELDLKLVSFSKLCTSYSGGRDGRRDRYSSDTTPLLNGSSQDRMFETMAVEIEQLLGKLTGINDKMAEYTNSAGVPSLNAALMHTLQRHRDILQDYTHEFHKTKANFLAIRERENLLGSVRKDIESYKSGSGVNNRRTELFLKEHEHLRNSDRLIEETISIAMATKENMTSQRGMLKSIQSKMNTLANRFPAVNSLIQRINLRKRRDSLILGGVIGVCTVLLLLYAFH
- the GOSR1 gene encoding Golgi SNAP receptor complex member 1 isoform X2 produces the protein MAAASSNYWEDLRKQARQLENELDLKLVSFSKLCTSYSGGRDGRRDSSDTTPLLNGSSQDRMFETMAVEIEQLLGKLTGINDKMAEYTNSAGVPSLNAALMHTLQRHRDILQDYTHEFHKTKANFLAIRERENLLGSVRKDIESYKSGSGVNNRRTELFLKEHEHLRNSDRLIEETISIAMATKENMTSQRGMLKSIQSKMNTLANRFPAVNSLIQRINLRKRRDSLILGGVIGVCTVLLLLYAFH